One genomic segment of Mangifera indica cultivar Alphonso chromosome 6, CATAS_Mindica_2.1, whole genome shotgun sequence includes these proteins:
- the LOC123218629 gene encoding beta-amyrin 28-monooxygenase-like yields the protein MDIISKPFFMEFSYLFLFYLAPLLMLASGIRSLKTRHKNLPPGSFGLPFIGETIQFRHQEKFVLDRMKKYSPDIFKTKILGDEVAVICGPDGHKFIFSNENKLFTPILPYSMQKIFFSNSPSSEIKKELKTVKTLPGFLKTEDLARCIGIMDSITQQQMRTFWEDHNEVKAFPLAKSLTLCIACRLFMGTEDPGLVARTVARLDDVKVGMFSAPLNFPGTNFHKACKAAAAIHGELLRIISEKKAAMARGAPTALDCLSHFILATDESGQRMSEVEIADKVLGFLVVGYGTVATVLTLFMKYVGERPDVYNQVLKEQQEIAACKKPEELLNRDDIQKMKYSWNVLCEVMRVKPAIQGTIIREVMTDFTYAGYTVPKGWKVYWNVNSTNKNPKYFPNPENFDPSRHGETSNLPLFTFVPFGGGPRMCPGKEYARLVTLTFVHNLVKRFRWEMVLPKERILGDTMPFPEQGLPTRLYHH from the exons ATGGATATCATTTCAAAACCATTCTTTATGGAGTTCTCGTATCTCTTCCTCTTCTATCTTGCTCCCCTTCTCATGCTTGCTTCTGGCATTCGTTCACTCAAAACCAGGCACAAAAACCTCCCACCAGGGAGCTTCGGATTGCCCTTCATCGGAGAAACCATTCAATTCCGGCATCAAGAGAAGTTTGTGCTCGACAGAATGAAGAAATACTCACCAGATATCTTCAAAACCAAGATTCTTGGAGATGAAGTTGCAGTAATTTGCGGTCCAGATGGCCATAAATTTATCTTCAGCAATGAAAACAAACTCTTCACTCCAATTCTTCCCTATTCCATGCAAAAGATCTTCTTCTCCAATTCTCCCAGCTCTGAAATCAAAAAAGAACTCAAAACAGTAAAAACGTTACCTGGGTTCTTGAAAACTGAAGACCTGGCCAGGTGCATAGGCATAATGGATTCAATAACTCAACAACAAATGCGAACTTTCTGGGAAGACCACAATGAAGTGAAGGCGTTTCCTTTAGCCAAGTCCCTAACTTTATGCATTGCCTGTCGATTATTCATGGGCACTGAAGATCCTGGGCTTGTTGCCAGGACTGTTGCCAGGCTTGATGATGTGAAAGTAGGGATGTTTTCAGCTCCATTGAATTTTCCAGGGACGAATTTTCATAAAGCCTGCAAAGCCGCAGCTGCAATTCACGGGGAGTTATTGAGGATAATTTCTGAGAAGAAAGCTGCAATGGCGAGAGGAGCACCGACGGCGCTGGATTgtttatcacattttattttgGCTACAGATGAATCCGGGCAACGCATGTCAGAGGTTGAGATTGCAGACAAAGTCTTGGGTTTCCTTGTAGTTGGTTATGGCACTGTGGCTACTGTCTTGACCTTATTCATGAAATATGTCGGAGAAAGACCTGATGTATACAATCAAGTCCTGAAAG aGCAACAAGAAATCGCAGCCTGTAAGAAGCCTGAGGAGCTGTTGAATCGGGATGACATCCAGAAGATGAAATATTCCTGGAATGTATTATGTGAAGTTATGAGAGTCAAACCAGCAATTCAAGGAACCATAATTAGAGAGGTCATGACTGATTTTACATACGCCGGTTACACTGTCCCTAAAGGATGGAAG GTATACTGGAATGTAAATTCAACAAACAAGAACCCTAAATATTTTCCAAACCCAGAAAACTTTGATCCATCAAGACATGGTGAAACAAGCAACTTACCTCTTTTCACATTTGTTCCATTTGGGGGAGGACCTCGGATGTGCCCAGGAAAAGAGTATGCTCGATTAGTAACACTCACTTTTGTTCACAATCTGGTCAAGAGATTCAGATGGGAAATGGTCCTTCCAAAGGAAAGAATCCTAGGCGATACGATGCCATTTCCAGAACAAGGACTTCCAACTCGTCTTTATCATCACTAG
- the LOC123219706 gene encoding exopolyphosphatase PRUNE1-like, with translation MAEPAKILSLSSSLSAAPHFLKASTSSHLREPYVRSRENPYFRGLLRADSIINQAPAPAPVFPGTPDSGKILQPTSGIITNPEQKKLELDILEQSMESPLMEDSASDIILEAFTPPSTKSLSKISKSTSFPFRINQSESSVDFGDLKNSVKASSPTISETTGKYSFSPELMTPTFVKSYSVNRTKPNLSKIPLPQSAASFYNGFSPRVEIVESCESIKRLNAYLKARKKDVRDGVPGKFLRAVIAQDVSDVGAVAATLMYAFYLSLFSENDIFCTVPVINMKRLDLNSQAEIKWILDSCQIHESSLIFIDEIDLSYYDLFGSLKVVLINGHKLPAKQEALKEAIVEIFNCRKGETVYAWVETVTVEQDCSCCTLVAEMFAMTSPEILAGKAFSRLLLAGILLETANLTNALCTSKDQYIATLLLNGAGRFGCSGLYQILRYLMHDVSGLKVSDILRKDFKKWSRIGKLDEVASKSMVSHIGMSSIGISVQQLLSHDDASTQEIKYFQQLEKVQLLMIVSGYYDQQKNFKREILVLAESVELMRSLLSFFNSNASQLPLKVLQIPGLREEMKAFEIDKVTSRKTIERLLEEFNGTSKPNAG, from the exons AACCCATATTTCAGAGGTCTCCTCAGAGCTGACTCCATAATTAATCAAGCTCCGGCTCCAGCGCCGGTATTTCCCGGGACTCCGGACAGTGGCAAGATTTTGCAGCCCACATCAGGCATCATCACCAACCCAGAACAAAAGAAACTAGAATTAGATATATTAGAACAGTCTATGGAGTCACCATTAATGGAAGATTCAGCCTCTGATATTATCCTGGAAGCTTTTACACCGCCTTCCACTAAATCTTTGTCAAAGATTTCCAAATCAACTTCATTTCCATTCAGAATTAATCAGTCAGAATCAAGCGTTGATTTTGGGGATCTGAAGAATTCAGTGAAGGCTTCAAGCCCCACGATTTCGGAAACAACTGGGAAGTATAGTTTTTCTCCGGAGTTGATGACACCAACATTTGTAAAATCATATAGCGTGAACAGAACAAAACCAAACCTGTCAAAGATTCCTCTTCCTCAATCTGCAGCTTCTTTCTATAATGGGTTTTCGCCAAGAGTGGAAATCGTGGAGTCCTGTGAAAGTATCAAGAGGCTTAATGCATATTTGAaggcaagaaagaaagatgtCAGAGATGGTGTCCCTGGAAAATTTTTACGTGCTGTGATTGCGCAAGATGTTTCTG ATGTTGGTGCTGTTGCTGCAACTCTTATGTATGCATTCTACTTAAGTTTATTCagtgaaaatgacattttctgCACAGTGCCTGTCATCAACATGAAGAGACTAGACCTGAATTCTCAGGCTGAGATTAAATGGATATTGGACTCATGCCAAATACACGAGTCATCACTGATATTTATCGATGAG ATTGATCTATCATATTATGATCTGTTTGGAAGTCTTAAAGTTGTTCTAATAAATGGCCACAAGCTTCCAGCAAAACAAGAg GCACTTAAAGAGGCAATTGTTGAAATCTTCAACTGTAGAAAG GGTGAAACTGTTTATGCTTGGGTTGAGACTGTCACTGTGGAGCAG GATTGTTCATGTTGCACTCTAGTTGCTGAAATGTTTGCAATGACTTCACCTGAGATTCTGGCAGGGAAAGCATTCAGTAGACTTCTG CTCGCCGGCATACTTTTAGAGACTGCCAACCTAACAAACGCTCTTTGCACCTCCAAAGATCAATATATTGCCACACTGTTACTCAATGGAGCCGGCCGTTTTGGCTGCAGTGGTCTTTATCAAATAC TGAGATACTTAATGCACGATGTGTCTGGTCTCAAAGTATCGGATATTTTGCGAAAGGACTTCAAAAAATGGTCAAGAATTG GGAAATTGGACGAGGTTGCTTCGAAATCAATGGTTTCACATATTGGGATGAGTTCTATAGGAATTTCAGTTCAGCAGCTTCTTTCTCATGACGATGCTTCAACTCAAGAGATCAAATATTTCCAGC AACTAGAGAAGGTTCAGTTACTCATGATCGTTTCCGGGTACTATGATCAACAAAAGAACTTCAAG AGAGAAATTCTGGTTTTGGCTGAATCCGTGGAGCTCATGAGGAGCTTACTCTCCTTCTTCAATTCAAATGCCTCACAGCTGCCACTAAAAGTTCTACAGATTCCAG GCCTTAGAGAGGAGATGAAGGCATTCGAGATCGACAAAGTTACATCGAGGAAGACCATTGAACGACTGCTCGAAGAATTCAATGGCACATCAAAACCTAATGCTGGTTAA